The Pyrococcus horikoshii OT3 genome includes a window with the following:
- a CDS encoding ferredoxin has translation MAWKVSVDQDTCIGDAICASLCPDIFEMNDEGKAQPKVEIIEDEELYNCAKEAMESCPVGAITVEEA, from the coding sequence ATGGCGTGGAAGGTTTCTGTTGACCAGGACACCTGTATTGGAGACGCTATCTGTGCAAGCCTCTGTCCAGACATCTTCGAAATGAACGACGAAGGAAAGGCCCAACCAAAGGTCGAGATCATCGAGGACGAGGAGCTCTACAACTGTGCAAAGGAAGCTATGGAATCCTGTCCAGTTGGTGCTATTACGGTTGAAGAGGCCTGA
- the gltA gene encoding NADPH-dependent glutamate synthase produces MPKLIKERVPTPERPVEERIKDFDEVNLGYTWELALKEAERCLQCPVEYAPCIKGCPVNINIPGFIKALRENKDNPRKAVKEALRVIWACNSLPAITGRVCPQEDQCEGACVVGKVGDPVNIGKLERFVADYARQHGIDDELLMEEIKNIKKNGKKVAVIGAGPAGLTCAAELAKMGYDVTIYEALHEPGGVLAYGIPEFRLPKEILRKELKKLSILGVKIKTDHIVGRTVTIPELLKEYDAIFIGTGAGTPKLLKIPGINLNGIYSANEFLTRINLMKAYKFPEYDTPIIVGKRVIVIGAGNTAMDAARSALRLGAEVIIAYRRGEEDMTARIEEVQHAKEEGVKFMFFVNPVEFIGDENGRVKAVKFEKMKPLEERDSRGKRKIIGTGEYVTVETDTVVIAIGQTPNRIIWKTTPGLKVRENGTIVVDENLMTSIPGVFAGGDAIRGEATVILAMGDGRKAAKAIHEYLSKKSA; encoded by the coding sequence ATGCCTAAGCTTATTAAGGAGAGAGTTCCAACTCCCGAGAGGCCCGTTGAGGAGAGAATAAAAGATTTTGATGAAGTTAATCTTGGTTACACCTGGGAGCTAGCTTTAAAGGAGGCCGAGCGTTGCCTCCAATGTCCGGTTGAGTACGCTCCCTGTATTAAGGGGTGCCCCGTAAATATTAACATTCCTGGGTTTATCAAAGCCTTGAGGGAGAACAAAGATAATCCAAGAAAGGCCGTGAAGGAAGCCTTAAGAGTTATTTGGGCTTGCAATTCTCTTCCTGCTATTACTGGTAGGGTTTGTCCGCAGGAGGATCAGTGTGAGGGTGCTTGTGTAGTTGGTAAGGTTGGTGATCCCGTAAACATCGGAAAACTAGAGAGGTTCGTAGCAGACTACGCAAGACAACATGGGATTGATGATGAACTGTTAATGGAGGAGATTAAGAATATCAAGAAGAATGGAAAGAAAGTTGCCGTTATTGGGGCCGGGCCCGCTGGCTTAACATGTGCCGCTGAATTGGCTAAAATGGGTTACGATGTTACCATTTATGAAGCCCTTCATGAACCAGGAGGAGTTTTAGCATATGGAATTCCAGAATTCAGGTTACCAAAAGAAATACTAAGAAAAGAACTCAAGAAGCTTAGCATTTTGGGAGTTAAAATAAAGACCGATCATATAGTGGGTAGAACTGTCACGATTCCTGAGTTATTAAAGGAGTACGATGCCATTTTCATAGGAACTGGAGCAGGAACACCAAAGCTATTAAAGATACCCGGTATAAACTTGAATGGAATTTATTCAGCAAATGAATTTCTGACCAGAATTAATCTAATGAAAGCTTACAAGTTCCCAGAGTACGATACCCCAATAATCGTAGGTAAGAGAGTTATTGTGATAGGGGCTGGAAACACTGCAATGGATGCCGCTAGATCAGCATTAAGGCTTGGAGCAGAGGTTATAATCGCATATAGAAGAGGAGAAGAAGACATGACAGCAAGAATAGAGGAGGTTCAGCATGCCAAGGAGGAAGGAGTGAAGTTCATGTTCTTTGTGAATCCCGTCGAATTCATTGGGGATGAGAACGGAAGGGTCAAAGCTGTAAAGTTCGAAAAGATGAAGCCATTAGAAGAGCGTGATAGCAGAGGAAAGAGGAAGATAATCGGAACTGGTGAATATGTAACGGTTGAGACGGATACCGTTGTCATAGCTATAGGTCAGACCCCCAACAGGATAATCTGGAAAACCACCCCAGGACTCAAGGTAAGGGAGAACGGTACTATCGTTGTTGATGAAAATCTTATGACTTCTATTCCTGGGGTTTTTGCTGGTGGTGATGCAATTAGGGGAGAAGCCACGGTAATCCTAGCAATGGGAGACGGAAGGAAAGCAGCTAAAGCAATCCATGAATACCTAAGCAAAAAGAGTGCCTGA
- a CDS encoding sulfide/dihydroorotate dehydrogenase-like FAD/NAD-binding protein has protein sequence MYKILEKKEIAMRNTWYKIYAPHVAKKVQPGQFVIVRAFPNGERIPLTPIMWDREEGWIVLVAFTKGKTTMKMAMELKEGDEILNVAGPLGNPAPMEKFGKILAIGAYVGIAEVYPIAKAWQEIGNDVTTLHVTFEPMVILKDYFEKAVSRHIVEPVKIDQEKSFQENTKNVTKALTAKVKELLDNENWDLVFMVGPPGDQKAVFEVVKKYGIPMKVDLHPIMVDGTGMCGACRVTVGGEVKFACVDGPEFDAYLVDWDELIHRVGFYSKLEKLALEKYMEELKAKGVI, from the coding sequence ATGTACAAGATCCTTGAGAAAAAAGAGATTGCAATGAGAAACACCTGGTATAAAATTTACGCCCCTCATGTAGCTAAAAAAGTCCAGCCAGGCCAGTTTGTAATAGTTAGGGCATTTCCAAATGGTGAGAGGATTCCCTTGACTCCAATAATGTGGGACAGGGAAGAGGGATGGATAGTTCTAGTTGCATTCACGAAGGGAAAAACGACAATGAAAATGGCCATGGAGCTGAAAGAGGGTGATGAAATATTAAATGTTGCAGGACCTCTAGGAAATCCAGCTCCAATGGAGAAATTCGGTAAAATATTGGCGATAGGTGCTTATGTGGGAATCGCGGAGGTATATCCGATAGCTAAGGCCTGGCAGGAGATTGGAAATGACGTGACGACGCTACACGTGACCTTTGAGCCAATGGTAATACTAAAGGATTACTTTGAAAAGGCCGTTTCAAGGCATATTGTGGAGCCCGTTAAAATAGATCAAGAGAAGAGCTTTCAAGAAAATACAAAAAACGTTACAAAGGCCTTAACGGCCAAAGTGAAGGAGTTGCTCGACAATGAGAACTGGGATCTAGTTTTTATGGTAGGTCCTCCAGGAGATCAAAAAGCTGTTTTCGAAGTTGTGAAGAAATATGGAATTCCAATGAAGGTTGATCTTCATCCGATCATGGTTGATGGTACAGGGATGTGTGGGGCCTGTAGAGTTACCGTTGGGGGTGAGGTAAAATTTGCATGCGTAGATGGCCCAGAATTCGATGCATACCTTGTAGATTGGGATGAGTTGATTCATAGGGTTGGCTTCTATTCTAAGCTTGAGAAGCTGGCGTTGGAGAAATATATGGAAGAGCTGAAGGCTAAGGGGGTGATTTGA
- a CDS encoding tRNA (N(6)-L-threonylcarbamoyladenosine(37)-C(2))-methylthiotransferase — MVKVYIENYGCARNRADGEIMAALLYLSGHEIVESPEESEIVVVNSCAVKDPTERKIARRIRELLDNGKKVIVTGCLPHVNPDVIDERVSAILGVKSIDRIVQAVEYAMRGEKLISVPDWKKRNLDKLDFPRLSPRNVYFILPIAEGCLNACTYCATRLARGVLKSYSPEKIIGWVKWAIKQGYKEIWLSAEDTGCYGFDIGTNLAKLIDEITAIEGEFRIRVGMMNPNHVLKFLDELIDAYKDEKVYKFLHLPVQSGDNEILRKMGRMYTVEEFEEIVKAFRREFPELNLHTDIIVGFPGESEEAFQRSVELIKRIRPDKVNVSRYSPRPGTIAAKWKQLPGWVVKERSRLLHRIRLQISYEINRKYIGKKVKVLIHGEGKKGNVDAVTMNYKHIILPEGRKGEFREARVKNAASTYLLGEIIT; from the coding sequence ATGGTCAAGGTCTACATTGAAAATTACGGTTGCGCAAGAAATAGGGCCGATGGAGAGATAATGGCGGCCCTACTTTACCTATCCGGCCACGAGATAGTTGAGAGTCCAGAGGAGAGTGAGATTGTTGTTGTAAATAGTTGTGCAGTAAAAGACCCGACAGAGAGGAAGATAGCGAGAAGGATTAGGGAATTACTTGACAATGGGAAAAAGGTCATAGTTACTGGTTGCCTTCCACACGTTAATCCAGACGTTATAGATGAAAGGGTTTCAGCAATTTTAGGCGTTAAAAGCATAGATAGGATAGTTCAGGCCGTTGAATATGCTATGAGAGGGGAAAAACTAATCTCTGTTCCAGATTGGAAAAAGAGAAACCTTGATAAATTAGATTTTCCCAGACTGTCCCCCAGGAATGTATACTTCATACTCCCCATAGCCGAAGGGTGTCTGAATGCATGTACATATTGTGCCACGCGGCTAGCTAGAGGGGTCTTAAAGAGTTACTCCCCAGAGAAAATCATTGGATGGGTAAAATGGGCCATTAAGCAGGGATACAAGGAGATCTGGTTATCCGCAGAAGATACGGGATGTTATGGTTTTGACATTGGGACCAATTTAGCGAAACTAATTGATGAGATAACTGCTATAGAGGGTGAATTTAGGATAAGAGTTGGGATGATGAATCCTAATCATGTTCTCAAATTTTTAGATGAACTTATAGATGCCTACAAAGATGAGAAAGTGTATAAGTTTCTTCACCTACCAGTTCAAAGTGGGGACAACGAGATACTTAGGAAAATGGGAAGGATGTATACGGTTGAAGAGTTTGAAGAGATAGTTAAAGCATTTAGGAGGGAATTTCCAGAATTAAATCTTCACACTGACATAATAGTTGGATTTCCGGGTGAGAGCGAGGAAGCGTTTCAAAGAAGTGTTGAGCTCATAAAGAGGATAAGACCTGACAAAGTTAACGTTTCTAGATACTCCCCCAGGCCGGGAACAATAGCAGCAAAGTGGAAACAGCTACCTGGTTGGGTAGTTAAAGAGAGATCGAGACTCTTACATAGAATCAGACTACAGATAAGTTACGAGATAAACAGAAAATACATAGGTAAGAAAGTCAAAGTCCTCATTCATGGAGAGGGGAAAAAAGGAAATGTGGATGCCGTAACTATGAACTACAAGCACATAATCCTACCGGAAGGTAGAAAAGGTGAATTTAGAGAAGCTAGAGTTAAAAACGCAGCCTCAACCTATCTACTCGGCGAAATTATCACGTAA
- a CDS encoding RNA-binding protein, with amino-acid sequence MGKRLQAHNVKIRTFIHATEDPEKVLEALETLFPEDISPKDVDFEVIETEGYFGNPILVVDAEIRHSRNVRKFLENLRNSLSEEDRKYLLEHAEEKVDETGTFYIRFDKQKAYLGEIKVSEGQDVIHVRIKVKAFPMRKEAVVNAVKKWLEGEE; translated from the coding sequence ATGGGAAAGAGACTTCAGGCTCATAATGTGAAAATTAGAACGTTTATTCATGCTACTGAAGATCCAGAAAAGGTATTAGAAGCCCTGGAAACTTTATTTCCTGAGGATATATCGCCCAAGGATGTAGACTTTGAAGTAATAGAAACTGAGGGATACTTTGGAAATCCAATACTTGTCGTCGATGCCGAAATAAGACACTCACGGAATGTAAGAAAATTCCTGGAGAATCTAAGGAATTCACTTAGTGAAGAAGACAGAAAGTATCTCTTAGAGCATGCAGAGGAAAAAGTTGATGAAACTGGAACGTTTTACATAAGATTTGATAAACAAAAAGCTTACTTGGGAGAAATAAAGGTAAGTGAAGGGCAGGATGTTATTCACGTTAGAATCAAAGTTAAAGCCTTTCCAATGAGAAAAGAAGCCGTCGTGAACGCGGTAAAGAAGTGGTTGGAGGGGGAGGAGTGA
- a CDS encoding Ribonuclease P protein component 3, protein MVGGGGVKFIEMDIRDKEAYELAKEWFDEVVVSIKFNEEVDKEKLREARKEYGKVAILLSNPKPSLVRDTVQKFKSYLIYVESNDLRVIRYSIEKGVDAIISPWVNRKDPGIDHVLAKLMVKKNVALGFSLRPLLYSNPYERANLLRFMMKAWKLVEKYKVRRFLTSSAQEKWDVRYPRDLISLGVVIGMEIPQAKASISMYPEIILKRLKY, encoded by the coding sequence GTGGTTGGAGGGGGAGGAGTGAAGTTCATTGAAATGGATATCAGGGATAAGGAGGCTTACGAACTCGCAAAGGAGTGGTTTGATGAAGTTGTGGTCTCAATAAAATTTAACGAGGAAGTAGATAAAGAAAAGCTAAGAGAAGCCAGGAAGGAATATGGAAAAGTTGCGATACTACTTTCCAACCCCAAGCCTTCACTTGTGAGGGATACAGTTCAGAAGTTTAAAAGCTATCTAATATACGTTGAAAGCAACGACCTTAGGGTAATAAGGTACTCAATTGAGAAGGGAGTTGACGCAATAATTTCCCCCTGGGTAAATAGGAAGGATCCCGGGATAGATCATGTTCTTGCAAAGCTAATGGTTAAGAAGAACGTAGCCTTGGGATTCTCATTAAGACCCCTGTTATACTCAAACCCTTATGAGAGAGCAAATTTATTGAGATTCATGATGAAGGCATGGAAATTGGTCGAAAAATATAAAGTCAGAAGATTTCTAACGAGCTCGGCCCAGGAAAAATGGGATGTAAGATACCCAAGGGACTTAATAAGTTTAGGGGTAGTAATAGGAATGGAAATCCCTCAAGCTAAGGCTTCCATTTCTATGTACCCAGAGATCATTCTAAAAAGGCTTAAATATTAA
- a CDS encoding glycosyltransferase — protein sequence MKVVVGIPSYNNADTIGYVVKQVAEGLKKYFGGGIIVNSDGGSTDGTRDVVLSTKVPEGVEVYSFVYKWPIPGKGSAMKEVMEFAKEKDADVIVFVDSDLRSITPEWIYKFAKPIEEGYDFVAPLYLRHKWDGTITNNIAYPMTASLYGLDIRQPIGGDFGISAKMIDIYLEDEEVWKTDVARFGVDIFLTTTAIANKKRVIQVSLGMKIHNPKDPAASLGPMFNQVVGTLFMLMDKYENVWKDVKEIKPVKTWGEEVEGEPEEVKVNLELLKQRSQELFKKEEETLKRVLSREVFDDVKEALKTFDFPDELWAKVLFDGAIAYRNGIIKNAESLIPLYFAKTADFVIKTLDLPTVEAEKLVRKRAKVFLQEKDYLIERWFG from the coding sequence ATGAAGGTTGTGGTGGGAATCCCTAGTTATAACAATGCTGATACGATAGGTTACGTGGTTAAGCAGGTTGCTGAGGGCTTAAAAAAATATTTTGGAGGAGGAATAATAGTTAACTCAGATGGTGGTAGTACCGATGGAACAAGAGATGTTGTGCTATCAACGAAGGTTCCAGAGGGAGTTGAAGTCTATAGCTTCGTTTATAAATGGCCAATTCCTGGAAAGGGAAGTGCAATGAAGGAAGTAATGGAGTTCGCAAAGGAAAAAGATGCAGATGTAATAGTTTTCGTTGATAGTGACTTGAGGAGCATAACCCCTGAGTGGATATACAAGTTTGCGAAGCCGATTGAAGAGGGTTATGATTTCGTAGCTCCACTTTATCTTAGACATAAGTGGGATGGTACGATAACTAACAATATAGCCTATCCTATGACTGCTTCCCTTTATGGTCTGGATATAAGGCAACCAATTGGGGGAGACTTCGGAATAAGTGCTAAGATGATTGATATTTACCTCGAGGATGAAGAAGTTTGGAAGACAGATGTTGCTAGGTTTGGTGTTGATATCTTCCTTACAACGACTGCAATAGCAAATAAGAAAAGGGTAATCCAAGTAAGCCTTGGAATGAAGATTCACAATCCAAAAGATCCAGCAGCATCCTTGGGTCCAATGTTCAATCAGGTCGTTGGAACTCTATTTATGTTAATGGATAAGTACGAAAACGTATGGAAGGATGTTAAAGAGATAAAACCCGTAAAGACTTGGGGAGAAGAAGTAGAGGGAGAGCCTGAGGAAGTTAAAGTTAATCTTGAATTATTAAAGCAAAGATCCCAGGAACTTTTTAAGAAAGAAGAAGAAACGCTAAAGCGGGTATTAAGTAGGGAAGTTTTTGATGATGTGAAGGAAGCTCTGAAGACGTTTGACTTCCCGGATGAGCTGTGGGCTAAGGTACTATTTGATGGGGCAATAGCCTACAGGAATGGGATAATAAAGAATGCGGAGTCATTGATCCCACTATACTTTGCAAAAACCGCTGACTTTGTGATCAAAACGTTAGATCTACCAACGGTTGAGGCCGAGAAGCTCGTTAGAAAAAGGGCTAAGGTATTTCTCCAGGAGAAGGATTACCTAATCGAGAGGTGGTTTGGTTGA
- a CDS encoding Gfo/Idh/MocA family protein, translating into MSERLKVGVIGCGNIFNLAHKPALRSLRTIAKVVAVMDINEEAAKKAGKELNAKVFTSLDEFLEQDMDVVEVLTPTYTHAEIAIKALKAGKHVIVEKPIALTSEEAEKMIKEAEEQGLKLFVGHVRRFDKRWTQIKEVIKTRNILPMQIRKIEVQHLPFPADYWYWDESKSGGVIIDLGVHVTDFLRWFFESEPVEVFAVGKAIRGEARVNKTYDHVVMFIKFEGNKTGIGEVSWSYPMTPKYGVFYHHLDIIGKNGRIRYTPLDTPVVGVIKSSFEMPRFSPMLSTFPQAFEAELRHFFECIKSNCEPVVTARDALIALQIAEKARESIKKGEPVKVEVN; encoded by the coding sequence ATGTCCGAGAGATTAAAGGTAGGCGTTATCGGTTGCGGTAACATCTTCAACTTAGCACATAAGCCGGCCCTACGATCTCTACGGACGATAGCAAAGGTAGTAGCAGTTATGGATATCAACGAAGAAGCAGCAAAAAAAGCTGGGAAGGAGTTAAATGCTAAGGTGTTCACAAGCTTAGACGAATTCTTGGAGCAAGATATGGACGTTGTGGAAGTATTGACTCCAACTTATACTCACGCGGAGATAGCCATAAAAGCACTAAAGGCAGGAAAGCACGTCATAGTTGAAAAACCGATAGCTTTAACCTCAGAAGAGGCCGAAAAAATGATAAAGGAAGCTGAAGAGCAGGGGCTAAAGCTCTTCGTTGGACACGTGAGGAGGTTCGATAAGAGGTGGACACAAATAAAAGAGGTTATTAAGACAAGAAATATTCTCCCAATGCAGATAAGGAAGATCGAGGTTCAACACCTCCCCTTCCCAGCCGATTACTGGTATTGGGATGAGAGTAAGAGCGGGGGTGTTATTATAGACCTGGGGGTTCACGTGACCGACTTCTTAAGATGGTTCTTTGAAAGTGAACCCGTTGAAGTGTTTGCAGTTGGAAAGGCCATAAGAGGGGAGGCGAGGGTAAACAAGACCTATGATCATGTCGTAATGTTCATAAAGTTCGAAGGGAACAAGACAGGAATAGGAGAGGTAAGCTGGAGCTATCCAATGACTCCCAAATACGGAGTATTCTACCACCATCTTGACATCATAGGAAAGAACGGGAGGATAAGGTATACACCGTTGGATACCCCGGTAGTTGGAGTTATCAAGAGCTCATTTGAAATGCCAAGGTTTTCACCCATGCTCTCGACGTTTCCGCAGGCCTTTGAAGCTGAACTTAGACACTTCTTCGAGTGCATAAAGAGTAACTGCGAACCCGTTGTAACGGCGAGAGATGCATTAATAGCACTTCAAATTGCTGAAAAAGCAAGAGAGAGCATAAAGAAAGGCGAACCTGTTAAAGTGGAGGTGAATTGA
- a CDS encoding Gfo/Idh/MocA family protein, producing the protein MVRFGIISYAHPHALRYASTIRASRRAKLVAISGDGANSALAKVEAKKYGAKFYQNYEQLLKDKSVEAVYIAIETYRHKEVAIRAAEEGKDILLEKPIALTLEDGKEIVKAARKAGVKLMVPFNPRFTQPLQKAKEMIESGEIGKLEYIYTISEYVKPPMFLEGIDTSWFFDIRKSGGGGFMDTAPHGIDSLFWLTESEPVKVYADIGSKIWGFEVDDIGTALIEFKNNVIALLTAGWANPKGYPYGLEMKYYIVGDDGFLDIRTAYPDFTVYQEKTEKIFWERADVEGIINAFIDAIQQDREPPITGEDALKNLALVLAAYESSKTGKVVKINL; encoded by the coding sequence ATGGTGAGGTTCGGAATTATAAGTTATGCTCACCCCCATGCTTTGAGGTACGCTTCAACCATTAGAGCTAGCAGGAGGGCAAAGCTCGTAGCTATCTCTGGAGATGGCGCAAATTCAGCATTAGCCAAGGTTGAAGCAAAGAAGTATGGGGCTAAGTTTTACCAAAACTACGAGCAGTTGCTTAAGGATAAGAGCGTTGAAGCGGTTTACATAGCTATAGAGACATATAGGCACAAGGAAGTTGCGATAAGGGCCGCAGAAGAGGGGAAAGATATACTCCTTGAGAAACCCATAGCACTAACGCTGGAAGATGGTAAGGAAATCGTGAAAGCTGCAAGAAAGGCCGGGGTTAAGCTGATGGTTCCCTTCAATCCAAGATTTACCCAACCGCTACAGAAGGCCAAGGAAATGATAGAAAGCGGAGAAATCGGAAAGCTAGAATACATATACACGATCTCAGAATACGTAAAGCCTCCAATGTTCTTAGAGGGGATAGACACAAGCTGGTTCTTTGACATTAGGAAGAGCGGCGGTGGAGGGTTCATGGATACAGCACCGCATGGAATCGATTCACTATTCTGGCTAACGGAAAGCGAGCCAGTTAAGGTATATGCTGACATAGGATCAAAGATTTGGGGATTTGAAGTGGATGATATAGGAACCGCGCTGATAGAATTCAAGAACAACGTTATAGCGTTACTAACTGCAGGGTGGGCAAACCCAAAGGGGTATCCCTATGGACTGGAGATGAAGTATTATATAGTCGGAGACGATGGTTTCTTAGACATAAGGACAGCATACCCAGACTTCACGGTATACCAGGAAAAAACCGAGAAGATATTCTGGGAAAGAGCCGATGTCGAAGGGATAATCAATGCTTTCATAGACGCAATACAGCAAGATAGAGAACCCCCAATAACGGGGGAAGATGCGTTAAAGAACCTAGCCTTAGTGTTGGCCGCATATGAATCTTCAAAAACTGGAAAAGTTGTAAAGATAAATCTTTAA
- the tpiA gene encoding triose-phosphate isomerase: MKLDEPIIAINFKTYIEATGKRALEIAKAAERVYKETGVTIVVAPQLVDLRMIAENVEIPVFAQHIDPIKPGSHTGHVLPEAVKEAGAVGTLLNHSENRMILADLEAAISRAKEVGLITMVCSNNPAVSAAVAALEPDYVAVEPPELIGTGIPVSKAKPEVITNTVELVRKVNPKVKVLCGAGISTGEDVRKAIELGTVGVLLASGVTKAKDPEKAIRDLVSGIIGKD, encoded by the coding sequence ATGAAGCTTGATGAACCAATTATAGCAATAAATTTTAAGACCTACATAGAGGCCACCGGAAAGAGGGCTTTAGAGATAGCAAAGGCCGCTGAAAGGGTTTACAAGGAAACTGGAGTTACCATAGTTGTCGCTCCCCAGCTCGTCGACCTAAGGATGATAGCTGAGAATGTTGAGATACCTGTTTTTGCTCAGCATATAGATCCTATAAAACCTGGAAGTCACACCGGTCATGTTCTCCCTGAGGCCGTTAAAGAGGCTGGAGCGGTTGGAACGCTATTGAATCATTCAGAGAACAGAATGATTCTCGCGGACCTTGAAGCTGCAATCTCAAGGGCTAAAGAGGTGGGACTAATTACAATGGTCTGCTCAAATAATCCAGCAGTTTCAGCGGCCGTAGCTGCTCTTGAGCCAGACTACGTCGCTGTTGAGCCGCCAGAGCTCATTGGAACGGGAATACCTGTAAGCAAGGCTAAGCCAGAGGTTATAACGAACACAGTTGAGCTCGTGAGAAAGGTAAATCCAAAGGTTAAAGTCCTCTGCGGTGCCGGGATAAGTACGGGTGAAGACGTAAGGAAGGCTATAGAACTTGGAACTGTTGGAGTTCTTTTAGCTAGTGGCGTTACAAAAGCTAAGGATCCAGAAAAGGCAATAAGAGATTTAGTGTCCGGAATAATAGGAAAAGATTAA